TCGTTCTCACAAGAGCGCTTTTGTTTCTACTTTGGTTCTCTGGGTTCTCTCATATGGAAAGTTTTATCTGGATCCTTAGAAATAGCAAGAGTGCTTAACATCATTGCTTTTATAGCACATCATTGCTTCTTTTGGTGAAAAACGAGCAACAAAAAATGAGCAAAAAAGAGTTTTTTGACATCATTGCTTTCGTATAAGGATAACCAATGTTTATTTATAAGGATTACGCTACCCTATTTATTTTTTATGGCAAGATTTTTCATATGTGAGTAGGTTGAATCACATATAAATGTTGATGAAGAGTAAGCTTGAAAAAAAATACTTTGAAAAAACCTATAATTTAActatataatgaaatatataatttcTTGTTAACATGTACATATGTGTTTGTGAACATGCGAATATTCCATATAATTCACAATTGAACATGTAAATTGTGGTTGTGAACATTTGTTTGCCAATGACATGAGTATTAAATAACATCTATATGTAATTTGTTGAGTATAAATGCATTGAAACCATGTAattaaaaagttctcgcagttctcacttTTTTTTTTGTGGTTCTCATTTGAACATGCccatctcttatatatatatatatatatatatatatatatatatatatatatatatatatatatatatatatatatatatatatatatatacacacacacacacacacacgatcACTCCTTTTTAAGAACAGTCCGTTCCATTATTCCAAAATCTGTTTCATTAATCGGTTAACGTCGATTAGTGGGTGAAAATCAAATTTGTtgatcaaagtcggtcaaaatcgAATTTTTAAACatagtatttaaatatataaaaaatacagTTCGATTAATTTCTGAAATGCCGATTACTTCTTCTAAATTTGACCAATTAATTCCGAATAGTgattagcgaattttgcaaccttgggtaTGATTTATCGGAATTGTATAACACGGTTACTAAAAATCACCATTAGGTAAAGAATTTAGTATAAATATATGGGAGGTGATTCTCatacaccactttttgatccatctaCATTTTTGTGTCATAAATTCACATTTATACCCTTAGGGAGTTGaagttatattattattctaagtataattaagggtataatagtaaGTTGAATGTAGATGgattaaaaagtggtgtgtgaggatcacctccccTATTCTCCCCATATGTGAAATTTAGGGTAAACAATAAGGACTATTTCTGTAAATTACTCTGTATTTCAAGCATCCACAAAAACCTCTTCACCCATGTTTCGACTTTTCAGGTTCAGTCTAAAACGGTTTCTTTGAATCAACTTCCCCAATTTCACCTTTCAAATCCCTAAATTCCTTCACCAACGTTTTTATTATTCTTCTTCTTAATCAATCAGGTCTGTTCTTTACTTCTTTTCTAATATTCTCGCATTTCAAATTATTTGCTATTGTTGTGTTCCTCATACTCACGCTTCAGTTAGGGCTTCAACTGTAACAATTTAGCCAAAGTATATGCCAATTTTGTATCTCTCGTTAGGTTTTATTTGCTACGGATTATGTATTTGTTTGAATATTCATCTAAATTTCATGAATAAATCAATATTTATTAATTTTTGTATACTAGAATTGGTATTAGTTGGAAAGAGACCTGTCAGCAAAAGAATGGGGAGTACATTTAATTCACAAATTTTGGTGGAGAAGCTGGCCAAGCTCAATAGTTCACAACAGAGCATTGAGAGTATCCTATAAACTAAAATTTAGATGTAGATACTTTTATGCAATCAGCCAATTATACATGTTTTAATttacataattgtcatgaatataattctttgatatatatctatatctataggtAAAGCTTTTGTAGCGAacagtttttattttttctttttgtatttctaattttttttatcaaaaaataAAATTATATTCATAATGCTTCACACTAGTCTATTGGTATCATAATTTCTGTGCAATGTGTCAGTTATTGTAACTGACGCGGTAGTATTTCCGCTCAAGAACATGTCGTACAAGTCGTCCTCGTCCTTGTGCAAACATTGGGAagataatagtttttttttttatatcagatTGTATATTGGTTTAAATCATTTGATGTTATAAAAACATACAGTACTACTAGTTGATGCAACTTTTAAATGAGTAAAGTAGATGATGGTTGCAAAGAGATGGTAAACCATTGTTTTAAGTGCATTATATGTTTTCATTACCATGTGATTTTATGTGGATAGTGAGTGGGGCGATGGGCGTTAATTTTAAACCAATTTAGTACAAAAGTGTGGAAATCAATTTAGTTTAAGCCGATTATATAAGGAAAGTAAAGGGAAATAATTACATCTAGACGATTATTTAGTTGTAAACAGATCTAATATTAAATGTTACGTTAATTCTGGTATAATCTGTGGTGCATGGTTTCACAAATGTTTCCTTATGTGTCTTCTGGTATTCTTTGCTGCATCTTTTATCTTAGAATTGCATTAGCTAGATGATGTGCACTGCATGGAATGAAACTGTATATGTGATCCTTAATGAGATATGTTATAGCTCTGTCACACTGGTGTATTTTTCATATGAATAATGCAAAACAAGTGGTTGAAACATGGGCTACACAATTTCATTGTTCCCCACGCGATCAACGTCTAGCTTTTCTGTATCTTGCAAATGATATATTGCAGAATAGTAGGCGTAAAGGTTCAGAATTTGTTGATGAATTCTGGAAGGTTCTTTCAGATGCACTTCATGATGTAATTGATAGCAAAGATGAATCTGGAAGAAAGGCTGCGTTACGTTTGGTATGCTGGTTCAACTTGATGCTCATGTTGAATAAATTTTAGATGTAATGTTCATTTGTGTATGTATTATGATCATATCGTTAATGTTTACTGATTTCGTAAATATATTTCACATTTATTTGTATGTTGTAACTTTGACAAAGCCTGTTTTGATCCAGTTATGAAAATTTAATACTAAGCCACCTTTCTTTACTTTACTAGCTGAACATTAGTGTTTACATTGTAATTCTATACATTTATTCATACGTTTTTATCTGTGACCTTATGGATTagataagatactagaaaaatcaGTTCTCATAATTAATTATTCGATATAATATAGCTAAATGTTCTCACAAACATATTGCTTTAAAGATACAGTTTGTGCATTGACCCTCTTACTTTGTTAGTCAAAATGTTACTGAGAAATTTAGTTCTTAAAATGTCACATTAAAAGTTGATGTAAGAAAATAGTAGAATCTAATTCTATCTTTTGTGCCCTTTCTCGAAATAACCCTTTCCCATCTAGACTTTTGtttgtatattttatattttaaaaatccaAATCATATATTTTGTCTAGCATATTGTTGGTTTAAATTACTATCTTCTTAACATGCTATGTTATTCATTATACCTATTTCAAGTAACCAATCTACACATTTTCACGGTAATCGTTACTAATATTTGATTTAACCAGATTCTCATTTGCATAAATGCAGGTCAATATATGGGAAGAAAGAAAAGTTTTTGGCTCTCAAGGCGAGATTCTTAAGAAAGAACTTGTTGGCAGGCATGTAGAAACAAGTAACAGGAATGAGAAACATTCAGGGGTAAAATTGGTAAATCACATTTCTCTTCTCTGTTTTTGTGTAACTATTGTTATCTCTAATGGTTGAAGTTGAATGTTTTCATTCTCAGTCTGCTGGAAATGCCTTGGAGAAGATAGTTTCTGGATATCAAGCTATATATGGTGGTCAACACGATGAAGATCTTATGATCAACAAATGTAAAAACACTATTAGCTGCATTGTAAAAGTTGAGAAGGACATTGGAAGTGATATTAAATCTGGTACATACATGGTTACTATTTCTTGCATACATGATTATAAGTATTGTTGATCCCGTATCATTTCCTTTCCTTTCTcttcaaggttgcaaaaatcatttACTCGGGAGTACTCGATCGAGACTTTTTAGGCAGTACTCGGCAACTCGAGGAGTAtccggatgttgaccaagtttgactttgaccgattttccaagtaatcccgagttttggctgagttttgaccgattttccgaCCATTCCCGAGCTTTGGCCGAGTTTGACCtagtttgactaagtttgaccaagtaattccgagttctgcaacCCTCTTGATATATTTGTATCAGTTTATTACTTTTAAACTTGTGTAACCCTCAGTCCCCTTATGCATTTTGTTAACTATGGATAGCAAAAAGTATAATCATTTTCTATACTCTCTTCATGgcaaaaaataatataaatataaattgctaTTTTTTAAGAATTTATATCTCCTATGACTATTATCCTGGTGTCCGTGTTCATGTGTCTTTTTTTTATATGTCCACACATGCATGCACGATGGGAGCATGTGATCATTCATTTATAACCTGTGTTTATATCTCTTGTGATAAAATAAATTTTGTTGAATTTCTGTTAATAAGTTAGAAGTAACAAAGTGTAATTACACGATTTTGTTTTCATCTCGCAACGGGAAATATTCAGCACAAGTGAATGGATCGGGTATTTTGGAAGAGCTCAAGGGACATCATGCTACATTAAGGGACTGTATTCAGCAACTTTCAGCTGCTGAATCTTCAAGAATTAATCTTGTTTGTAATCTACGCGAGGCTCTTCAAGAGCAGGTTTAATCCCGATTCTCTGCCATTGTAGTATAATATTTagaactttttattttattttattttataattttcatTTGACATTTATGCTGCTTTTAAAAGAGGAATGTTTGTGTTGTCAGGAAGTGAAGTTACGTGAAGTTCGTAATGAACTTAAGGTACGTCGTTTTTTCTGAATGGAAATTGTTTTGGTAattaatgagtttaatttaaccaGAGATGCATAAAGAGTTAAGGCATTGGCCTGGCCCGTAATAGGTCTCAAAACACTTGTACCTATCTTGGGTCCACATATTTTAAACCATAAGTTAAAATAAGAATTATTTCGGTCAAAGTCTGATTAATGATTGGGACCATTGGATTTCAAAGCAAGTGTGTTATTTTGTTAAAGAACTTGCAACAGATTAAAGTATCATTATACAGTATATGTTTTTATCTTTACATATCATAACCCATAACTTTTGATCCTAATAGTATTGTAAGTTACCATCATTATCTACTATACTTATCTGTATATTCAGTTAATTGTATTGTAAGATAGAGCCTATTCGCTTTGCTTATAGTTACAGTCAAGCTTGGAGAACTCAGAActcggtcggaaatttttggggacTTATCGGCAACTCGGGGGAAACTCGGGAAGAACTCGGATGATGACTTACGTTGACGTTTttagtttttttaatataaatatatatgttgtaATATAAATTCTAATTCTAAAATTCTAATAGACTTTGACCAATTTGCCGAGTTTTTGACCGAGTTTCCGAGTTTTTTCCGAGTTGCCGATTTTTTACCGAGTTAGCCGAGAACTCCCTGAGTTGGTCGAGAAACTCAGCCGCTGACCAAGTAATTGACCGAGTTGGGTACTGAAAACTCGGTTGGTGATCCAAACCGAGAACTCGGCCGAGTTGGCCGAGCTTTACAACACTGGTACGGGTTGAATTTTCAGTCCTAAATGGCCCCCAGTATTCGGGTGTTGGGTCGGTTGTAATCAGACCACATTTAGTAATAAAAGAACCATGTTATCATATGACTACCAGGCCTTGGACCAGTCCAAGTGCATCTCCAAGTTTgggatcaaatttcatatttaatgggCAAAACCGTCAATTCACAACTACTTTTGGATGTATTTAATCGTTCTCTCATTGTTTTCATGTTTCAGGCAGCACGTACCCAATCAGAAAATGCCGATACTTTATGCAGGAAATTGTTGAATCCCGTTAGCACCATCAACACCCCGAAAGCTCACAGTTACATTCCTGGAAGCGGAGACCAATCTGCACCAGCAATGTACGCACGATTAGTTCCTATTTCCAACCAACCCAACGAAACTACTAAATCTGCAGCAGCTGCAGTTGCAGAAAAGCTAACTGCATCCACATCTTCAGCTGAAATGCTATCATACGTCCTCTCATCACTAGCATCTGGGGGCGTTATAAGCAACAATACAGTTAATCAACCGCCTGAAAAGAGAGCCAAGATTGAGAACGATCAAAATTCTCAATCGTCAGATTCATCCCATGATCAACAACCGTCATTGCCCCCGCTGCAAGCATACTCGGTGTCCCCTTTCGTGCAAACTGCTGCGACAGTACCGTATGGTtacattacaaatcaacaactacCAGCGCCTTTTGTGGGCCATCCCAATGTCGTCCCGCAAATCAATGGTGGTGGTTCGTATGCTTTGTCTACACCACCAACTGGTTATCAGAGTTTTCAAATGGAAGGTGGGTTCTCTAGTCAAACGATGGCACCTACGTCTAGTCAGTGAAATGACTAATAAGCCCATGTAAGGTGTACCATAGATGATATAAAAGAGATGCTTAGATGGTAGAGTTTTGCACATTTGATGTTGGTACAAATGCTGTATACACTGAATTATGAGGCTTGCCAAAGTAGATTGGAATTGGTAATTTTGAAATATTAGTTTTTGCTATTATATTTTGGTAGTAAAAGATGTGGTCAAAGCGTCAGTGTCAAAacattatgaaaaatgaaatcatgGTAGTGCTTATATCCTTTAGGAATAAGCAAGTAATCAGTTTCAACATGACACAAATTCAAACCCCACTAAAACAGTATATTTTGAGGGTGGACAGAGAAAAAAGTCGGAAAAAGTTATGCCTGATTAAGccgtatacatataataataattagaaatactgCCCCTTCCCCGTCTTGAGTAACTGGAACATAGAATACTTGATCTGTTTACCCGTTTTTAGTTTTGGCAGGGTTTTTGGTATTTGTAACATGTACAACTACCGAACTACTATAAATTTAGGTGTTTTTgttttttaagttatttttgtctGAAGATCTTCAGATCATGTAGAAGATGTGGATTAAAAGTCTGTTGAATAACGAAGATTGTTTTTATGTCTGTAAAATAACTTTAAAACTGTATGCAACACTAAGAAGCACATTTCTAAGTTTGCAAGTTTGCGAGTTTGCAGACAGAATAAGAGATTATTTTGTCTTATATCTTCAGAAAAAAAAACAGTCTGCAGCAAAAACGTATGTGAGCATGCAtacataagatataataagatctgCAAACGGAAAAACAAACACCACCTTAGTATCGTGTAGAAGCTAAGCGAAGTAGAGTGCTAATAAATACGAAAGTTGAATCCAAC
This window of the Rutidosis leptorrhynchoides isolate AG116_Rl617_1_P2 chromosome 7, CSIRO_AGI_Rlap_v1, whole genome shotgun sequence genome carries:
- the LOC139858242 gene encoding uncharacterized protein isoform X2 codes for the protein MGSTFNSQILVEKLAKLNSSQQSIETLSHWCIFHMNNAKQVVETWATQFHCSPRDQRLAFLYLANDILQNSRRKGSEFVDEFWKVLSDALHDVIDSKDESGRKAALRLVNIWEERKVFGSQGEILKKELVGRHVETSNRNEKHSGSAGNALEKIVSGYQAIYGGQHDEDLMINKCKNTISCIVKVEKDIGSDIKSAQVNGSGILEELKGHHATLRDCIQQLSAAESSRINLVCNLREALQEQEVKLREVRNELKAARTQSENADTLCRKLLNPVSTINTPKAHSYIPGSGDQSAPAMYARLVPISNQPNETTKSAAAAVAEKLTASTSSAEMLSYVLSSLASGGVISNNTVNQPPEKRAKIENDQNSQSSDSSHDQQPSLPPLQAYSVSPFVQTAATVPYGYITNQQLPAPFVGHPNVVPQINGGGSYALSTPPTGYQSFQMEGGFSSQTMAPTSSQ
- the LOC139858242 gene encoding uncharacterized protein isoform X1; the encoded protein is MGSTFNSQILVEKLAKLNSSQQSIETLSHWCIFHMNNAKQVVETWATQFHCSPRDQRLAFLYLANDILQNSRRKGSEFVDEFWKVLSDALHDVIDSKDESGRKAALRLVNIWEERKVFGSQGEILKKELVGRHVETSNRNEKHSGVKLSAGNALEKIVSGYQAIYGGQHDEDLMINKCKNTISCIVKVEKDIGSDIKSAQVNGSGILEELKGHHATLRDCIQQLSAAESSRINLVCNLREALQEQEVKLREVRNELKAARTQSENADTLCRKLLNPVSTINTPKAHSYIPGSGDQSAPAMYARLVPISNQPNETTKSAAAAVAEKLTASTSSAEMLSYVLSSLASGGVISNNTVNQPPEKRAKIENDQNSQSSDSSHDQQPSLPPLQAYSVSPFVQTAATVPYGYITNQQLPAPFVGHPNVVPQINGGGSYALSTPPTGYQSFQMEGGFSSQTMAPTSSQ